The following are encoded in a window of Oncorhynchus masou masou isolate Uvic2021 chromosome 17, UVic_Omas_1.1, whole genome shotgun sequence genomic DNA:
- the LOC135558279 gene encoding la-related protein 6-like produces the protein MSSATCVSENPRQSPSTPGRYPDIPMSPTALSKGDTLSCQDGLFTKLASQSAESSSVTSGSCDLSRQIVSQLECYLSNEHLAEDGFLLKHVQRNRMGYVSLKLLTSFKKMKELTRDWRITLAAALCSDSLEVNREGTKVRRREPLPDWLLSAPNSKLLLAWNLFGENTGSDISTLSSLDQQVVLAKALKLFSAHAAVASLRILRPGKELPVELRRHARRHAELGRRTCAVVEFETLVGARLAYRALQRGGVEGAGVCVASLGSPGTRSPHSSSHPTNRQAEKEGEEDPKPDGGPEVTKVSQKNPKVKSRCFTNSSLKDPVPSRCFINDSMKDPELLKSLESDPAPAQATVPTLGSAPARLSCRRIQRYKSLDSPLGQEGHCQTSQRDRPSSSDSHASRVPLVLSRLRDSRSGGVGRSRCSGDHVQEKVACPWVQRQKVATSVALLHPETPGKLRRQTLPLRVVRMPQGPYGTKGFYGGRGRGKLTQQQ, from the exons ATGTCCTCAGCAACCTGTGTTTCAGAGAACCCAAGGCAAAGCCCTTCCACGCCAGGACGCTACCCAGACATACCCATGTCTCCAACTGCCCTCTCTAAAGGCGACACACTGAGTTGCCAGGATGG GCTCTTCACTAAACTTGCTAGCCAATCGGCGGAGTCCTCCAGCGTGACATCAGGGTCATGTGACCTAAGCAGGCAGATCGTGTCCCAGTTGGAGTGCTACCTGTCCAATGAACACCTGGCAGAGGATGGCTTCCTGCTCAAACACGTCCAGAGGAACAGGATGGGATACGTCAGCCTCAAGCTGCTCACCTCCTTCAAAAAG ATGAAGGAGCTGACGAGAGACTGGCGCATCACCCTGGCCGCAGCGCTGTGCTCTGATTCGCTGGAGGTCAACAGGGAAGGGACCAAAGTGAGGCGCAGAGAGCCTCTGCCTGATTGGCTGTTGAGTGCCCCTAACAGCAAGCTGTTACTAGCCTGGAACCTGTTTGGGGAAAACACAGGAAGTGACATCTCTACCCTCAGCAGCTTGGACCAACAGGTAGTCCTAGCGAAAGCTCTGAAGCTGTTCAGTGCCCATGCTGCCGTGGCCTCGCTGCGTATCCTCCGTCCTGGGAAAGAGCTCCCCGTGGAGCTGAGACGACATGCCAGGAGGCATGCCGAGCTGGGCCGCAG GACGTGTGCTGTGGTGGAGTTTGAGACCCTGGTGGGGGCCAGGTTGGCCTACCGAGCCctgcagagaggaggagtagagggggcCGGGGTTTGTGTCGCCAGCCTGGGCAGCCCTGGCACGCGCTCACCCCACTCCTCGTCCCACCCCACCAACCGGCAGGCGGagaaggagggtgaggaggaccCCAAGCCAGATGGAGGCCCCGAGGTGACTAAGGTGTCCCAGAAAAATCCCAAGGTGAAATCGAGATGTTTCACCAACAGCTCCCTGAAGGATCCAGTCCCGTCTAGATGTTTCATAAACGACTCTATGAAGGATCCGGAACTACTGAAGAGCTTAGAGTCTGACCCTGCCCCGGCCCAGGCCACAGTCCCAACCCTGGGTTCAGCCCCAGCCAGGCTTTCATGCAGAAGGATCCAGCGCTATAAGTCCCTGGACAGCCCCCTGGGCCAGGAGGGTCATTGCCAAACATCACAAAGGGATAGGCCCTCCTCCTCGGACAGCCATGCATCCCGCGTCCCCCTGGTCCTGTCTAGGCTCCGAGACTCAAGGTCTGGAGGTGTGGGAAGGAGCAGGTGCTCTGGGGACCATGTACAGGAGAAGGTGGCCTGCCCCTGGGTGCAACGCCAGAAGGTGGCTACTAGCGTGGCCCTACTCCACCCGGAAACCCCGGGCAAGCTGCGGAGACAGACTCTGCCCCTGAGGGTGGTGCGTATGCCCCAAGGACCCTACGGTACCAAGGGCTTCtatggaggcagggggagagggaagctAACTCAGCAGCAGTAA